In Actinoplanes sp. NBC_00393, a single genomic region encodes these proteins:
- a CDS encoding ABC transporter permease has translation MSEAGVIHDIGYQRYEGQRLGRRAGLTALYVHGLRASFGFGRSAKAKIFPWLVAGIMLLVAVILAAVRSQLGEVIFTYVQFDDQMSWLIIFFVAILAPQLMSRDIRSGTLPLYFSRPLRAADYVLAKFAAMVTAVWLLLGIPQLIMFLGAAFTTKDGASGVWNEFLDLVPGWGYSLLWAVLFSSIGLLIASLTGKQAFAAGGIVGVFLVTTPVVGVLSIIGSTTANNLAGLASPMTLIAGIGAWLTPGTSEMEFPIGRFGPVYAIEAFCLIAACLLLLLARYRKVASL, from the coding sequence ATGTCTGAGGCAGGCGTCATCCATGACATCGGATACCAGCGGTACGAGGGGCAGCGGCTCGGCCGTCGTGCCGGGTTGACCGCGCTCTACGTACACGGTCTGCGGGCCTCGTTCGGTTTCGGCCGCTCGGCCAAGGCCAAGATCTTCCCCTGGCTGGTGGCCGGCATCATGCTGCTGGTCGCGGTGATCCTGGCCGCGGTCCGCTCGCAGCTCGGCGAGGTGATCTTCACCTACGTCCAGTTCGACGACCAGATGTCCTGGCTGATCATCTTCTTCGTCGCGATCCTCGCGCCTCAGCTGATGTCCCGTGACATCCGGTCCGGCACCCTCCCGCTGTACTTCAGCCGTCCGCTGCGCGCGGCCGACTACGTGCTGGCGAAGTTCGCCGCCATGGTCACCGCGGTGTGGCTGCTCCTCGGCATCCCGCAGCTGATCATGTTCCTGGGCGCGGCGTTCACCACGAAGGACGGCGCGAGCGGGGTGTGGAACGAGTTCCTCGACCTGGTTCCCGGCTGGGGCTACAGCCTGCTCTGGGCGGTCCTGTTCAGCAGCATCGGCCTGCTGATCGCGTCGCTGACCGGCAAGCAGGCCTTCGCGGCCGGTGGCATCGTCGGTGTCTTCCTGGTGACCACCCCGGTGGTCGGCGTGCTGAGCATCATCGGCTCCACCACCGCGAACAACCTGGCCGGCCTGGCCAGTCCGATGACCCTGATCGCCGGAATCGGCGCCTGGCTGACACCGGGCACCAGCGAGATGGAGTTCCCCATCGGCCGCTTCGGCCCGGTCTACGCGATCGAGGCGTTCTGCCTGATCGCCGCCTGCCTCCTGCTGCTGCTCGCCCGCTACCGGAAGGTGGCCTCGCTGTGA
- a CDS encoding ABC transporter ATP-binding protein: MTTETFAAETGAATAVIDLQNVTRWYGNVVAVNDITMSLGAGVTGLLGPNGAGKTTVLHMMAGFLAPSRGTLTIDGKPTWRNPAVYRDLGLVTEREAVHGFLTAEQFVLACAKMQKLPDPAGAARRALELVEMTDAAHRRIETFSKGMRQRTRVAAALVHEPRVLLLDEPFNGMDPRQRMHMMELLHSLGDRGHTILFSSHILEEVEQVAGLVQVIVAGRLAASGDYRKIRRLMTNRPHVFAVRSSDDRRLAVALIAEKSVSGIEIEAGGLTVRASDYGSFTRALPRIALDQGIRLQKLVPSDESLESVFSYLLEA; encoded by the coding sequence GTGACGACCGAGACCTTCGCCGCCGAGACCGGCGCGGCCACCGCCGTGATCGACCTGCAGAACGTGACCCGCTGGTACGGCAACGTCGTAGCGGTCAACGACATCACCATGTCGCTGGGCGCCGGCGTCACCGGCCTGCTCGGCCCGAACGGCGCCGGCAAGACCACGGTGCTGCACATGATGGCCGGATTCCTGGCCCCGTCGCGGGGCACGCTGACCATCGACGGCAAGCCGACCTGGCGCAACCCGGCCGTCTACCGCGACCTCGGCCTGGTCACCGAGCGCGAGGCGGTGCACGGCTTCCTCACCGCCGAACAGTTCGTGCTGGCCTGCGCCAAGATGCAGAAACTGCCGGACCCGGCCGGCGCCGCCCGCCGCGCCCTGGAACTGGTCGAGATGACCGATGCGGCACACCGCCGGATCGAGACCTTCTCGAAGGGCATGCGGCAGCGCACCCGGGTCGCCGCCGCGCTGGTGCACGAGCCGCGGGTGCTGCTGCTCGACGAGCCGTTCAACGGCATGGACCCGCGCCAGCGGATGCACATGATGGAGCTGCTGCACTCGCTCGGCGACCGCGGCCACACCATCCTGTTCAGCTCGCACATCCTGGAAGAGGTCGAGCAGGTCGCCGGCCTGGTCCAGGTGATCGTGGCGGGCCGGCTCGCGGCCTCCGGCGACTACCGCAAGATCCGGCGGCTGATGACCAACCGGCCGCACGTCTTCGCGGTCCGCAGCTCCGACGACCGGCGGCTCGCGGTCGCGCTGATCGCCGAGAAATCGGTGAGCGGCATCGAGATCGAGGCCGGTGGCCTCACCGTCCGAGCGTCCGACTACGGCAGCTTCACCCGTGCGCTGCCGCGGATCGCCCTGGACCAGGGCATCCGGCTGCAGAAGCTGGTGCCGTCCGACGAATCCCTGGAGAGCGTCTTCTCCTACCTGCTGGAGGCCTGA
- a CDS encoding ABC transporter permease, protein MSTVALITARGLLGRRRALLLLPLPLLLIGLALTVRAYDVSPDQWGQAVIVGLGFAVMLPVIALIVGTGVLGSEVDDGTLVHILTKPLPRRDIILAKFGVAVVVTALTTALPLFVVGLLAGSAELGTALAVAAVAGSIAYSALFVLLSLLTRRPVLLGLVYILVWEGLLGNFLSGTRVLSIQQYVITIADKISPTAILTSQVGLTTAIVMSAVFAVVCTAVAINRLGSFSLAGETS, encoded by the coding sequence ATGTCTACCGTCGCCCTGATCACGGCGCGTGGCCTCCTGGGCCGCCGCCGGGCACTGCTGCTCCTGCCGCTGCCCCTGCTGCTCATCGGCCTGGCGCTGACTGTCCGGGCGTACGATGTGTCGCCCGACCAATGGGGCCAGGCCGTCATCGTCGGCCTCGGCTTCGCCGTGATGCTCCCGGTGATCGCGCTGATCGTCGGCACCGGCGTGCTCGGCTCCGAGGTCGACGACGGGACGCTGGTCCACATCCTGACCAAGCCGCTCCCGCGCCGCGACATCATCCTGGCCAAGTTCGGCGTCGCCGTCGTGGTCACCGCCCTCACCACGGCGCTGCCGCTCTTCGTGGTCGGACTGCTGGCCGGCTCCGCCGAGCTCGGCACCGCCCTGGCCGTGGCCGCGGTGGCCGGCTCGATCGCGTACTCCGCCCTGTTCGTCCTGCTCAGCCTGCTGACCCGGCGGCCGGTCCTGCTCGGCCTGGTCTACATCCTGGTCTGGGAGGGCCTGCTGGGTAACTTCCTGAGCGGCACCCGGGTCCTCTCCATCCAGCAGTACGTGATCACGATCGCCGACAAGATCTCGCCGACCGCCATCCTGACGTCCCAGGTGGGCCTCACCACGGCGATCGTGATGAGCGCGGTCTTCGCGGTGGTCTGCACCGCGGTCGCCATCAACCGGCTGGGCAGCTTCAGCCTCGCCGGCGAAACCAGCTGA
- the ppc gene encoding phosphoenolpyruvate carboxylase, producing the protein MTDQPAHLDREGSDAALRADIRRIGTLLGQTLARQEGRPLLDLVEEIRALVRQDAPAAADRLSAMDITTGTKLARAFSTYFHLANITEQVHRARDLRRRRAKDGGWLDQAATRIAEREIPADEIAAAARRLAVRPVFTAHPTEAARRSILSKLRQVADSLDAESAAAALYGATDTTASTKRFAELIDLLWQTDELRLDRPDPTDEARNAVYYLKDLYAEAAPQVLDDLAETLRRLGVETAPTSRPLTFGSWIGGDRDGNPFVTPTVTRDVLLIQHEHGIQATEKAMDKLIDELSVSRRLRGVSLDLSASLAQDLDNLPEIADRFRRVNAEEPYRLKVRAIKAKLANTRARLRNGIAHVPGRDYLGSDELISDLELMRASLARNSGQLPAVGVVATAIRQASAFGLQLATLDVREHAEKHHEVLQQMYTQVGEVDDYATLDRSDRTKLLASELTGRRPLSSADTPLTDSARKTFDVFNTIREAQDAFGQDVIETYIISMTLGVDDVLAAAVLAREAGLVDIHTGRARVNIVPLLETPAELDAGGDLLDEMLSLPAYREIVRARGDVQEVMLGYSDSNKEAGITTSQWRIHKAQRSLRDVAARHGVRLRLFHGRGGTVGRGGGPTHEAILAQPYGTLDGAIKVTEQGEVISDKYTVPALARENLELTVAAVLQATLLHTQIQVDPVRLKVWDSTMDTASDAAFAQYRSLVEDPDLAAYFWAATPTELLGALNIGSRPAKRPNADAGLSGLRAIPWVFGWTQTRQIVPGWFGVGTGLAAARAAGLSDVLDEMHGNWQFFRTFLSNVEMMLAKTDLSIARRYVETLVPEELRPIFTKIEQEYALTVQEVLAITGGSELLDSQPELSRTLSVRDTYLEPLHHLQVALLRQYRDLGEGGRQMPTAPGARRGPSDSTALERALLTTVNGIAAGMRNTG; encoded by the coding sequence ATGACCGACCAGCCTGCCCACCTGGACCGAGAGGGTTCGGACGCGGCGTTACGAGCCGACATCCGGCGGATCGGCACGCTGCTCGGCCAGACCCTCGCCCGGCAGGAAGGCCGGCCGCTGCTGGACCTGGTCGAGGAGATCCGCGCACTGGTCCGGCAGGACGCGCCGGCCGCCGCCGACCGGCTCTCCGCCATGGACATCACCACCGGCACCAAGCTGGCCCGCGCCTTCTCCACCTACTTCCACCTGGCCAACATCACCGAGCAGGTGCACCGCGCGCGGGACCTGCGCCGGCGCCGCGCCAAGGACGGCGGCTGGCTGGACCAGGCGGCCACCCGGATCGCCGAGCGGGAGATCCCGGCCGACGAGATCGCCGCGGCCGCCCGCCGCCTCGCGGTCCGCCCGGTCTTCACCGCACACCCCACCGAGGCCGCCCGCCGCTCGATCCTGTCGAAGCTGCGGCAGGTCGCCGACTCGCTCGACGCCGAGTCCGCCGCCGCAGCCCTGTACGGCGCGACCGACACCACCGCCTCCACCAAGCGCTTCGCCGAGCTGATCGACCTGCTCTGGCAGACCGACGAGCTGCGCCTGGACCGGCCGGACCCGACCGACGAGGCCCGCAACGCCGTCTACTACCTCAAGGACCTGTACGCCGAGGCCGCCCCGCAGGTCCTCGACGACCTGGCCGAGACGCTGCGCCGGCTCGGGGTGGAGACCGCACCGACGTCCCGGCCGCTCACCTTCGGCTCGTGGATCGGCGGCGACCGGGACGGCAACCCGTTCGTCACCCCGACGGTCACCCGTGACGTCCTGCTGATCCAGCACGAGCACGGCATCCAGGCCACCGAGAAGGCCATGGACAAGCTGATCGACGAGCTGTCCGTCTCGCGCCGGCTGCGCGGCGTCTCGCTGGACCTGTCCGCCAGCCTGGCGCAGGACCTCGACAACCTGCCCGAGATCGCGGACCGGTTCCGCCGGGTCAACGCCGAGGAGCCGTACCGTCTGAAGGTCCGGGCGATCAAGGCGAAGCTGGCCAACACCCGCGCCCGCCTGCGCAACGGCATCGCGCACGTGCCCGGCCGCGACTACCTGGGCAGCGACGAGCTGATCTCCGACCTCGAGCTGATGCGCGCCTCGCTGGCCCGCAACTCCGGCCAGCTGCCCGCGGTCGGTGTGGTCGCCACCGCGATCCGCCAGGCGTCGGCGTTCGGCCTGCAGCTGGCCACCCTCGACGTGCGCGAGCACGCCGAGAAGCACCACGAGGTGCTCCAGCAGATGTACACCCAGGTCGGCGAGGTCGACGACTACGCCACCCTGGACCGGTCGGACCGGACCAAGCTGCTCGCCTCCGAGCTCACCGGCCGGCGGCCGCTCTCCAGCGCCGACACCCCGCTCACCGACTCGGCCCGCAAGACGTTCGACGTGTTCAACACGATCCGCGAGGCGCAGGACGCCTTCGGGCAGGACGTCATCGAGACCTACATCATCTCGATGACCCTCGGGGTGGACGATGTGCTCGCGGCGGCCGTACTGGCCCGCGAGGCCGGCCTCGTCGACATCCACACCGGCCGCGCGCGGGTCAACATCGTGCCGCTGCTGGAGACGCCGGCCGAGCTCGACGCCGGTGGCGACCTGCTGGACGAGATGCTGTCGCTGCCGGCCTACCGCGAGATCGTGCGGGCCCGCGGGGACGTGCAGGAGGTCATGCTCGGCTACTCGGACTCCAACAAGGAGGCCGGGATCACCACCAGCCAGTGGCGCATCCACAAGGCGCAGCGGTCGCTGCGTGACGTGGCGGCCCGGCACGGGGTCCGGCTGCGCCTTTTCCACGGCCGGGGCGGCACGGTCGGCCGTGGTGGCGGTCCGACGCACGAGGCGATCCTGGCCCAGCCGTACGGGACGCTGGACGGCGCCATCAAGGTGACCGAGCAGGGCGAGGTCATCTCCGACAAGTACACGGTGCCCGCCCTTGCCCGGGAGAACCTGGAGCTGACCGTCGCCGCGGTCCTGCAGGCCACCCTGCTGCACACCCAGATCCAGGTGGACCCGGTACGCCTCAAGGTCTGGGACTCCACCATGGACACCGCCTCGGACGCGGCGTTCGCGCAGTACCGGTCGCTGGTCGAGGACCCGGACCTGGCCGCCTACTTCTGGGCCGCCACCCCCACCGAGCTGTTGGGCGCCCTGAACATCGGCTCCCGCCCGGCGAAACGCCCCAACGCCGACGCCGGCCTGAGCGGTCTGCGGGCCATCCCGTGGGTGTTCGGCTGGACCCAGACCCGGCAGATCGTGCCCGGCTGGTTCGGCGTCGGCACCGGCCTGGCCGCGGCCCGCGCCGCCGGCCTCAGCGACGTCCTCGACGAGATGCACGGCAACTGGCAGTTCTTCCGCACCTTCCTCTCGAACGTCGAGATGATGCTGGCCAAGACCGACCTGTCGATCGCCCGCCGCTACGTGGAGACCCTGGTCCCGGAGGAGCTGCGGCCGATCTTCACCAAGATCGAGCAGGAGTACGCGCTGACCGTCCAGGAGGTCCTCGCGATCACCGGCGGCAGCGAGCTGCTCGACTCCCAGCCGGAGCTGTCGCGCACGCTCAGTGTCCGCGACACCTACCTGGAGCCGCTGCACCACCTGCAGGTGGCCCTGCTCCGCCAGTACCGCGACCTGGGCGAAGGCGGCCGCCAGATGCCCACGGCCCCGGGCGCCCGCCGCGGCCCGTCCGACTCGACGGCGCTGGAGCGCGCGCTACTCACCACGGTCAACGGCATCGCCGCCGGCATGCGCAACACCGGCTGA
- a CDS encoding glycoside hydrolase family 6 protein, whose amino-acid sequence MGRHLKARRSRRAVLLAALLGVAAGGVILHDREPAPAVRVTPETTGIAYPGLYVDPNGAAAAYVRALERSGRKAEAAILRRISDRPAATWFTDAAPGYPARARRLVTAASAAKRLPVLALYFIPNRDCGSHSKGGATSAHAYRLWVSALARAIRGHRALIILEPDAVAQAVGGGCLTARAARQRYALLAAAVTTLQAQPGVSVYLDAGNPTWVPAARMAPALRLAGAIKARGFALNVANFETTADNLRYGRQLSKLLDGRHFVIDTSRNGNGPARRGPGDRHWCNPPGRRLGVPPTLRTGRPLVDAYLWVKRPGESDGACGRGAPPAGQWYPAYARSLAGS is encoded by the coding sequence ATGGGCCGGCACCTGAAGGCCCGCCGCAGCCGGCGGGCCGTGCTGCTGGCCGCCCTCCTCGGGGTGGCGGCCGGCGGCGTCATCCTGCACGACCGCGAACCGGCGCCGGCGGTTCGCGTGACACCGGAGACCACCGGCATCGCGTACCCCGGCCTCTATGTCGACCCGAACGGCGCCGCCGCCGCGTATGTGCGGGCCCTCGAACGCTCCGGGCGCAAGGCCGAGGCCGCGATCCTGCGGCGGATCTCCGATCGGCCCGCCGCCACCTGGTTCACCGACGCGGCGCCGGGATATCCGGCCCGGGCCCGGCGACTGGTGACCGCGGCGAGCGCGGCCAAACGGCTACCGGTGCTCGCGCTCTACTTCATCCCGAACCGGGACTGCGGGAGCCATTCCAAGGGTGGGGCGACGAGTGCTCACGCGTACCGGCTCTGGGTCTCGGCCCTGGCCCGGGCCATCCGCGGGCATCGCGCGCTGATCATCCTGGAACCGGACGCGGTCGCGCAGGCGGTGGGCGGCGGATGCCTCACCGCGCGCGCCGCCAGGCAGCGCTACGCGCTGCTCGCCGCGGCGGTGACCACCCTGCAGGCCCAGCCCGGGGTGTCGGTCTATCTCGACGCCGGCAATCCCACCTGGGTCCCGGCGGCACGGATGGCGCCGGCGCTGCGCCTGGCCGGCGCCATCAAGGCGCGCGGCTTCGCGCTCAACGTCGCCAACTTCGAGACGACGGCAGACAATTTACGGTACGGGCGACAGCTCTCGAAGCTGCTCGACGGCCGGCACTTCGTGATCGACACCAGTCGCAACGGCAACGGTCCGGCCCGCCGCGGACCCGGCGACCGGCACTGGTGCAACCCGCCCGGGCGACGGCTCGGAGTACCACCCACGCTGCGGACCGGCCGGCCGCTCGTCGATGCGTACCTCTGGGTGAAACGCCCGGGTGAGTCCGACGGCGCCTGCGGCCGGGGCGCTCCGCCCGCAGGTCAGTGGTACCCGGCCTATGCGCGCAGTCTCGCCGGGTCATGA
- a CDS encoding galactose oxidase-like domain-containing protein translates to MKPPSRPTLARRLVSGLATLVVLAGVAVANRPMVAVGAEALHTYQINRESYKKKYGHWARLPVPRGYRVNAIHAALLHTGKVLIIAGSGNNRDAFEEKSFRTVLYDPATEKFTEVETPTDVFCAGHTFLPNGNLLVAGGTKSYEVLEKDVEHAAGVMKLKNESPDHGDRTFEKGTRLLSATGEVYLTRTKVTVPAAKKVTHGAHTMVHAGEAEVWVDAERKGDAPVAREGAQYRIDGLTGDDAKNLYGVADKITREKQEYGGDKTSYEFDPVAERYVKTGSLRDHRWYPTLIGLTNGEVLAVSGLDQFGRVLPGRNERYLPGERRWVRAPELKRYFPTYPGLHMMADGQVFYSGSNAGYGSDTEGRTPGVWDVRRNRFKTVPGLRDPRMTETSSSVLLPPAQEQKVMILGGGEIGESPVSTARTDIIDLDAKKPEYKPGPDLPRPARYLSTVVLPDDTLFTTGGSSGYRGGPYQGKPRSDLFNSQIYRPAENDFATAAESTVGRNYHSEAILLPDGRVITLGGDPLYDKSGKNAGTFEQRIEVFSPPYLFHGERPRITGGPAEIDRGSTARFTTPDAARIASARLLRPSSVTHVTDTDQRSVAVELETGADGVEVSVPEKPGLVPSGWYMLFLVDDKGVPSTARWVRVR, encoded by the coding sequence ATGAAGCCCCCCTCGCGTCCCACCCTCGCTCGTCGCCTGGTGAGCGGTCTGGCCACGCTGGTGGTGCTCGCCGGAGTCGCGGTCGCCAACCGGCCGATGGTCGCGGTCGGCGCCGAGGCGCTGCACACGTACCAGATCAACCGGGAGTCCTACAAGAAGAAGTACGGCCACTGGGCCCGCCTGCCGGTGCCGCGCGGCTACCGGGTCAACGCGATCCACGCGGCGCTGCTGCACACCGGCAAGGTGCTGATCATCGCGGGCAGCGGCAACAACCGCGACGCCTTCGAGGAGAAGAGTTTCCGTACGGTCCTGTACGACCCGGCCACCGAGAAGTTCACCGAGGTGGAGACACCCACCGACGTGTTCTGCGCCGGGCACACCTTCCTGCCGAACGGCAATCTGCTGGTGGCCGGCGGCACCAAGTCGTACGAGGTGCTGGAGAAGGACGTCGAGCACGCCGCCGGCGTCATGAAGCTCAAGAACGAGTCGCCGGACCACGGCGACCGGACCTTCGAGAAGGGCACCCGGCTGCTCTCCGCCACCGGCGAGGTCTACCTGACCCGGACCAAGGTGACCGTGCCGGCGGCGAAGAAGGTCACCCACGGCGCGCACACGATGGTGCACGCCGGCGAGGCCGAGGTCTGGGTGGACGCCGAACGCAAGGGCGACGCCCCGGTGGCCCGCGAGGGCGCCCAGTACCGGATCGACGGGTTGACCGGGGACGACGCCAAGAACCTGTACGGCGTGGCCGACAAGATCACCAGGGAGAAGCAGGAGTACGGCGGGGACAAGACGTCGTACGAGTTCGACCCGGTCGCCGAGCGTTACGTCAAGACCGGAAGCCTGCGGGACCACCGGTGGTACCCGACCCTGATCGGGCTGACCAACGGTGAGGTCCTCGCCGTCTCCGGCCTCGACCAGTTCGGCCGGGTGCTGCCCGGGCGCAACGAGCGGTACCTGCCGGGCGAGCGCCGCTGGGTCCGCGCCCCGGAGCTCAAGCGATACTTCCCCACCTATCCCGGCCTGCACATGATGGCCGACGGGCAGGTCTTCTACTCCGGTTCGAACGCCGGCTACGGCTCGGACACCGAGGGCCGTACGCCGGGCGTCTGGGACGTGCGGCGCAACAGATTCAAGACCGTTCCGGGGCTGCGGGACCCGCGGATGACCGAGACCAGCTCCTCCGTGCTCCTCCCGCCGGCGCAGGAGCAGAAGGTGATGATCCTGGGCGGCGGGGAGATCGGTGAGTCGCCGGTCTCCACGGCACGGACCGACATCATCGACCTCGACGCGAAGAAGCCGGAGTACAAGCCCGGCCCGGACCTGCCCCGCCCGGCCCGCTACCTGTCCACAGTGGTGCTGCCGGACGACACGCTCTTCACCACCGGCGGGTCGTCGGGCTACCGCGGCGGGCCGTACCAGGGCAAACCCCGCAGCGATCTGTTCAACTCGCAGATCTACCGGCCGGCCGAGAACGACTTCGCGACCGCCGCCGAGTCGACCGTCGGCCGCAATTACCACTCCGAGGCGATCCTGCTCCCCGACGGCCGGGTGATCACCCTGGGCGGCGACCCGCTCTACGACAAGTCCGGGAAGAACGCCGGCACGTTCGAGCAGCGGATCGAGGTGTTCAGCCCGCCCTACCTGTTCCACGGCGAACGACCCCGGATCACCGGCGGGCCGGCCGAGATCGACCGTGGCTCGACCGCCCGGTTCACCACCCCGGACGCCGCCCGGATCGCCTCGGCCCGGCTGCTGCGGCCCAGCTCGGTCACCCACGTGACCGACACCGATCAGCGGTCCGTGGCCGTCGAACTGGAGACCGGCGCCGACGGTGTCGAGGTGTCGGTTCCGGAGAAGCCCGGACTCGTGCCGTCCGGTTGGTACATGCTCTTCCTCGTGGACGACAAGGGCGTACCGTCGACGGCCCGGTGGGTCCGGGTGCGTTAG
- a CDS encoding glycosyltransferase family 2 protein, with translation MPRDQLGSTMLFPAQFEYSAYSVLAGPAEPPPADGEPYRVRMRRLARRRPIRTVLITLFAFAFESTFFGWLITSIELPDQRLHTVLYVATVFMIGATALIELFRLVNVVTLCLATLWACDPVPVVPDTTLRVAFLTTIVPGKEPIAMVEKTLRAARKIRYAGTYDVWLLDEGDDPIVKLMCRRLGVRHFSRNGRDEYNTRTGAFKTKTKHGNYNSWLDAHGDGYDVFVSVDPDHVPAPNFCERLLGYFRDPDVGFVVGPQIYGNYDNLVTRWAESQQYLFHSLLQRAGNRRGIAMLVGTNNAVRISALRSIDGLQDSITEDMATSLRMHATKNPETGRRWRSVYTPDVLAVGEGPSSWTDYFTQQHRWSRGTDEVVVRRFARLAWRLGVGRALHYSLLMSYYPLTAAAWLLGAANAAGFLLLGAKGVQVPESVWLMLYVDAALFQIGLYLFNRRHNVSPHEGSGSSGLAGMLASTLCTPIYVSSFLGAVLRRRAGFVVTPKGDSTSPDRLATFAPGLRWAALYAAMLAVAPFIDHVDAAMYAWPALNLVICLTPAMIWLTRTRKEPSA, from the coding sequence ATGCCCCGCGACCAGCTGGGCAGCACCATGCTGTTCCCGGCCCAGTTCGAGTACAGCGCGTACAGCGTGCTGGCCGGGCCGGCCGAGCCGCCGCCCGCGGACGGCGAGCCGTACCGGGTCCGGATGCGGCGGCTGGCCCGCCGCCGTCCGATCCGGACGGTGCTGATCACGCTGTTCGCGTTCGCCTTCGAGAGCACCTTCTTCGGCTGGCTGATCACCTCGATCGAGCTGCCCGACCAGCGCCTGCACACCGTGCTCTACGTGGCCACCGTCTTCATGATCGGTGCGACCGCGCTGATCGAGCTGTTCCGGCTGGTCAACGTCGTGACGCTGTGCCTCGCCACGCTCTGGGCCTGCGATCCGGTGCCGGTCGTCCCGGACACCACGCTGCGGGTCGCCTTCCTCACCACGATCGTGCCGGGCAAGGAGCCGATCGCCATGGTGGAGAAGACACTGCGGGCGGCCCGGAAGATCCGGTACGCCGGCACGTACGACGTGTGGCTGCTCGACGAGGGCGACGACCCGATCGTGAAGCTGATGTGCCGGCGGCTGGGGGTACGCCACTTCAGCCGGAACGGGCGGGACGAGTACAACACCCGAACCGGCGCGTTCAAGACGAAGACCAAGCACGGCAACTACAACTCCTGGCTCGACGCGCACGGCGACGGCTACGACGTCTTCGTCTCGGTCGACCCGGACCACGTGCCGGCGCCGAACTTCTGCGAGCGGCTGCTCGGTTACTTCCGCGACCCGGACGTCGGGTTCGTGGTGGGCCCGCAGATCTACGGCAACTACGACAACCTGGTGACCCGGTGGGCCGAGTCGCAGCAGTACCTGTTCCACTCGCTGCTGCAGCGGGCCGGCAACCGGCGTGGCATCGCGATGCTGGTCGGCACCAACAACGCCGTACGCATCTCCGCCCTCAGATCGATCGACGGTCTGCAGGACTCGATCACCGAGGACATGGCGACCAGCCTGCGGATGCACGCCACGAAGAACCCGGAGACCGGCCGCCGCTGGCGTTCCGTCTACACCCCGGACGTGCTCGCCGTCGGTGAGGGCCCGTCCTCCTGGACCGACTACTTCACCCAGCAGCACCGCTGGTCCCGGGGCACCGACGAGGTGGTGGTCCGCCGTTTCGCCCGGCTGGCGTGGCGGCTCGGGGTGGGCCGGGCGCTGCACTACTCGCTGCTGATGTCGTACTACCCGCTGACCGCGGCGGCCTGGCTGCTCGGCGCGGCGAACGCGGCCGGATTCCTGCTGCTGGGCGCGAAGGGCGTACAGGTGCCGGAGTCGGTCTGGCTGATGCTCTATGTGGACGCCGCGCTGTTCCAGATCGGGCTCTACCTGTTCAACCGGCGGCACAACGTCAGTCCGCACGAGGGTTCCGGATCCTCCGGGCTCGCCGGGATGCTGGCGTCCACTTTGTGCACTCCGATCTACGTGTCGTCGTTCCTCGGCGCGGTGCTGCGCCGGAGGGCCGGGTTCGTCGTCACGCCGAAGGGCGACTCGACCAGCCCGGACCGGCTCGCCACGTTCGCACCCGGACTGCGCTGGGCCGCCCTGTACGCCGCGATGCTGGCCGTCGCGCCGTTCATCGACCACGTCGACGCCGCCATGTACGCCTGGCCCGCGCTCAACCTCGTCATCTGCCTCACCCCGGCCATGATCTGGCTGACCCGTACCCGGAAGGAGCCCTCCGCATGA